The Paroedura picta isolate Pp20150507F chromosome 2, Ppicta_v3.0, whole genome shotgun sequence sequence CTAGCCAGGGAGAACAGCCTTGAAGGGAGATAGCGAGTAGCTGTGGAAGCAGGATGGGTCTTTGAAAAGCAAGCAGAGGCAAGGGGAGGGATGGTGCTCCTAAGCCCAACCAAGATGCCAGAGTGGAATGGGAGTTCTGGGAGTAATAGGAAATCAACAACTTGTAAAATAAGCCAcaggggcaggaaccaggggttcatgacattTGGTAGGGCTGCTGACAGTttgtcacccagcaaccttctgTGGCAGGTGGGGATCTGAGTATTAGAAACTCATGACAGAGTGCTTAAAAGTTCTCTTATAACATGTTGCCTGCCATGAAGATAATTTTATTCAGGGCATTCAAGTTCCCTTTACTTTTGGCATGGCAGCTTCCATCATCATTCTGTGATGGTGACAAGTTATCAAATATATAGCATTATCTTTTGAGTGATGCCTGTTACAAACAGAAGGGTTCCATTACATATAGCATGGGGTGATGCTGGTTTGTTGCACTTGGGCCAAGATTTCCTCTTGTCTTTCCATTTTGGACCTGGAATTCCCACAATCATACTAAAactggtggccaattttgagtcTTCAGCTTTATTCTCTGATCCGTTATCCCTGCCAgtgtgtcaggattgttagaaaaccctgccatgaattagcctgagtttctccatgacaatAAGATTGATCTTTGTAGCTCTGTGCCTGGGGGCCCCAtcccccaggcccatatattatgcatgcttgcttgaaaccgaaactatgttgatgtagctattatctctagaagctgtgaatgttctttcctttgaagCCCTTTGGTTGGGCCTGCAtattgtaaccataacatcttatctgggcCCGGAGACAGTCAAGGACATGTGAaaagtaacactgtgttttatggtacctgtctcctcttccttcctcccctcccttgggaactttcaagttttgggcgggagaactgtattgataaggagaagcaaatctgtcttcaggcagatttgacttctctagtctaggtgtatgaagtatctctcaataaatgctttctattcaaagaagcttgttgtgagtccttgcaacgtctgtaGTATAATAATGTGTAGGACTAGGaaaatggggaaagaagaaaacagggaatgTCTTGCAATGCACTTCCACAGCAGCCATATTATAACCTTCACTTCCATCCAAAATTATTGTCAGGACACCCCAAATGCATTGGTCTGCAAACAACCAATGAGAGCTGACCAAATGTTGGGGGGAGAGCTGGCAGTTAGGTCCATTAAGGCCACTGCAAAGGGAGCTAGAACAGTGTAAAAGGGAGATGATAGCTTGAGCTGGTGAATGAGAAAATACACTGAAACAAATACACTTAGAAGCATGAATCAAGTTGGCATAAGAAGCTGAGAAATGACCTGAATCATAACGCTTTGAATAAAAGTTAACTCTTTTCTGCTTAATCCCACTGAGTGTATACTGTCagaaaaacacgcacacacatacaaaactgTTGGGCTTCTGCTTTTCTCTTGATATATACCTATCAATAAATGGTAGCAGCATGAGATTGAAACGTTCGGGTTCCAATCCCAATAACTCTGTGAAGAGTCTGACTGACAGGTGGTCAATAAGCAGATTGGGCTGCCCTGTCTGGCAGTATTTCTGGGAGTGAAAGAGAAGACCTAGCTTGTGAAGGTGTCATGATTCTTTGTATATTAAAAAGAGACAACAGTTGATTAACTGTGTCTGCCTTACCTACCTGTATCCTTAAACATGTGTGACAGAGTTTGTGGTGCACAGTAGCACCTGTgaagtgatgatgatgttatccattcagtcatgtccgacccttagcgattctataggaaagttttcaccatacatttctgtctctgactgcttcttttagttggttcatggtcatccctgtatcggctttgattgtgtcgagccagcggatcctttggcgaccacgtttccttttgccgctgaccatgccgattgatttttctaacgagtttgatcccatgatgtgtccaaagtaagtgagctttagccataatatcttgccttctaatgacataattTGTTTGCTcgtctctaaaactatcttgttggtaactttggctgtccatgggattcgcagcattcatctccaacaccataattcaaaagcatctattttccttctgtcttctttcttcagagtccagctttcgcatgcatagcttgttatggggaagacaatggcattgactagcctGTGGACCAGAGATGAATATGCAACTGGCTGAATGTTGATACTGGAATGACAGTAGATAAGCAGTGGATTTATGATGGACAAAAGGACTTGATTCTGCAGGGCTATTCTTATTAATGCCAGTCCTTGCTTCATAGTGTAGCCCTGTTTTCTCCTGGTAATACACTGCTTAATTGCAAGCTGTTGCCAGCTTTGTTTGGGCTGCCATATATTGTGGATTTGTATCTCAGAGGACCCAAGGAGCTTGTATCTTCAGGTTTTGGTTGCTATCCTAATTGTTGTGTGAGAAATGGATTCTGACAAACCATGTGCTGCAGGTTCTCTGTGCCAGATTGCTTGAGTGCTCAGTGAGTGGCCAGAGCTGTGAAATGACCAAGACATATTTATTAACTTCGTTTGTACTCCCATCTTTCTCCACATTGGGGACCAAAACTACTTATATTATCTTCACAACCAAGTCACAGGCTGACAGCTGTGCTTGGTTTAGGTTAGCCAGAAAGATTCCAtaacagagcagggatttgagccTTGGTTTCTCACTACTTCATGCTAACATCCATATCACAATGCTAAGTGTTCTTAATCTGAACTGTAGCTGCTCTTCATTGCGGATTATTCTTAATTTTAACAGCACATGGTTTATATGTAACATGTGTGTCAACATATTAATTTGATTACAAACCAGTTCATGTGACTGGATGACAAGATACTTAAAGATCCAGACTTAATCCCGGACCAAATCCCCAGTGACAATGGGCTTCATGCCTAAAGTAGAGCTTACTTTGCCCTTCCATTTCACCCTGTGCATTAACCCAGCTGTTTCAGCCAGTAAATCACCCAAGTCCTGCAAAACTGAAAGGACCATATTTTGCAGCGACTaggcagtagagcaggggtagtcaaactgtggccctccagatgtccatggactacaattcccatgagcccctgccagcattcgctggcaggggtcatgggaattgtagtccatggacatctggagggccgcagtttgactacccctgcagtagaggatgAGAACTTTCCACGACTGGAGAGAGTAAAACCTGAGTGCGTTTCTCccgtctcctcctcctgcctccctATCTACACAACAAACGGCTGGCGATCGTGTCAGGGGCTACTCAGCCGATCGATAAAGCACGAAAACCGCGCTCGCGACCCAATCGGCGCTAAAACGCAGCGTGGGCTAAGCCGCGCGACAGGCGCCAGCGAAAAGGCTGCTGTTTGGCTACCAGCGAAAGGCTTTCCCTCGTCTCGTCATTAAATGGGAAGACGGGCGTTTCCTCTGCCCAATAGCGGTTCGAGAGCAAGTGCTCTTTTGGTTGGCGTGCGTCCTCCTGCGGAAGGCGGGCTTCGCTCGCGTTCAAACTGACGGCGCCAGAAGGCGGAAGGGGGCCGCGCACTCGGGAGCCTTCGCGATGGAGGCGCTGCTCTCGCAGGCCGAGCAGCTGCCGGGCCTCCTCGCCGTGTCCCGCTCGGGTGCGGTGCGAGGCTGGGACGTGGCGACCTTGCAACGGGCGCTGGGCTGGGGCCGCTTTTTCCAGCAGCTCCACGGCCGCCTGCAGAGCCAGCCAGGCCTCAGGGCCGCCTTGCAGAGGCGTGTGTGCCGGGGGCGTGGGCTCAGCCTGGGCCATCTGAGGCGCTGCCCGGAGCTGCTGGGCTTGGCGCTGCTGGAGAACCGGGCCCTGCCTTCCGCCGCTTACCAGCGTCTCTTGCGGGACCTCTTGCTCCCCGAGGGCCAGGGCGATGGCGCCTTCGTCCCCCTGCTGACCAGGCGCAAGGCTGCCGCTCAGCTTCTCTGCCTCCGTCTGgcggcgccgcctcctcctcctcctcctcctctggaggCCTCCGCTGGGCACCCGGTGACTCCGGAGCTCAGAGCCCAGGCTCAGCTGCTGCTGtcgcgcctgcaggaggaggaggaggaaggcggcgacgcctcttcctcctctgctctGCTGGACCAGCTCCCCTGC is a genomic window containing:
- the FANCF gene encoding Fanconi anemia group F protein produces the protein MEALLSQAEQLPGLLAVSRSGAVRGWDVATLQRALGWGRFFQQLHGRLQSQPGLRAALQRRVCRGRGLSLGHLRRCPELLGLALLENRALPSAAYQRLLRDLLLPEGQGDGAFVPLLTRRKAAAQLLCLRLAAPPPPPPPPLEASAGHPVTPELRAQAQLLLSRLQEEEEEGGDASSSSALLDQLPCSPGLYRVVATALLEPAGETGAATRRLLSWLLRDDPGRLSAFCRLLPAPWMASLCGRYAELRAPYFSLLAAWGSRLAYDPLRGEWRAGGLQEEQVPWQEMRERVSGLLREPEPLRSAIRAQLIRLKAQDGDFEVQGLSVWTDLLLDVETTASGNKLLPQL